The Neobacillus sp. PS3-34 genome has a window encoding:
- a CDS encoding polysaccharide deacetylase family protein → MRASFFVVGSKVRRNPDIIKRMNQEGHTIGVHHFNHVSSWVLSPFQLRKQLDLTEKAIMACTNEQVIFYRPPWGHFNIFTPLLSKRFKVIMWSGIFGDWKVENCKKSLLPALRTFTESGSILLLHDCGETLGADKEAPRYMLEALEAYLAESKSKGTSFITLKDLNEFKGTV, encoded by the coding sequence GTGAGAGCTTCTTTTTTTGTGGTTGGCAGCAAAGTGAGGAGGAATCCGGATATAATAAAACGAATGAATCAGGAGGGCCATACAATTGGAGTCCACCATTTTAACCATGTTTCAAGCTGGGTGCTGTCGCCGTTCCAATTAAGGAAACAGTTGGACCTTACTGAAAAAGCAATTATGGCGTGCACGAATGAACAGGTTATTTTCTATCGTCCTCCGTGGGGGCATTTTAATATTTTTACACCACTTCTTAGTAAGAGGTTTAAAGTCATCATGTGGTCAGGCATTTTCGGGGACTGGAAGGTAGAAAACTGCAAAAAAAGCCTTTTGCCAGCATTGCGGACCTTTACAGAATCCGGCTCGATCTTGCTGCTCCATGACTGTGGTGAAACATTGGGGGCAGATAAAGAAGCTCCACGATACATGCTTGAGGCGCTGGAAGCCTACTTGGCAGAAAGCAAAAGCAAAGGAACAAGTTTTATTACCTTAAAAGATCTCAACGAATTTAAGGGGACTGTATGA
- a CDS encoding VTT domain-containing protein yields MLIAYFCGKYIGHRFIKKYGRYVGITEERWEKVHRNYTKNVRKTILFGFYLPGIRQISPYFAGIAKIPLGEFFLFSFLGTIIWTMPFIIAGYYAGGIFNINPKYVPYSGVVFFAVFLLYVFIKYVKKKQKMKKESD; encoded by the coding sequence ATGCTTATTGCTTATTTCTGTGGAAAATACATAGGGCATCGATTTATAAAAAAATATGGCAGGTATGTGGGGATTACGGAAGAGCGCTGGGAGAAGGTTCATCGCAACTATACAAAAAATGTCCGCAAGACGATCCTGTTTGGATTTTACCTTCCAGGAATCCGGCAAATTAGCCCCTACTTTGCAGGAATCGCAAAAATTCCATTAGGGGAGTTTTTCCTTTTTTCGTTCTTAGGCACAATTATCTGGACAATGCCTTTTATTATAGCCGGGTATTATGCGGGTGGGATATTCAACATAAATCCCAAATATGTTCCCTATTCCGGAGTAGTTTTTTTCGCCGTATTTTTACTGTACGTTTTTATCAAATATGTAAAAAAGAAACAAAAAATGAAGAAAGAATCGGATTGA
- a CDS encoding galactosyldiacylglycerol synthase, translating to MKKVLFLPLLRMQSGHHQVAETLMDMLKKHTDGITVKKVDLLSYTNKSFAKMITGGYLKWIRYAPETYNLAYKNFFYVPSSKEHSFKWSHIFLRKLAKLLAEEKPDLIVCTHGFPSYLLSQLKLLGKCDIPIINVYTDFFINSFWAREGIDVHFLPNQEVKEKLMKTYQIPPQKMIVTGIPVHEEITSHAYREKPLKRPKILISGGNSGLGGILKLSDELKHSTQFDYLVLCGNNRKLYDEILSWGLSHIKPLPYLSSRSEMNELYEAADAIVTKPGGVTVSEALRKRLPIFVHSMLPGQEEINLNYLKEKLPYLNLSRKAHLKNNC from the coding sequence GTGAAAAAAGTTTTGTTTTTACCACTCCTACGAATGCAGTCGGGACACCACCAAGTGGCCGAGACATTAATGGATATGTTAAAAAAGCATACAGATGGAATTACTGTAAAAAAAGTCGACCTGTTAAGTTATACAAATAAATCATTTGCAAAAATGATTACAGGCGGCTACTTAAAATGGATTCGCTATGCGCCCGAAACCTATAATCTTGCTTATAAAAATTTCTTTTATGTTCCATCGTCAAAGGAGCATTCTTTTAAATGGTCTCATATCTTCTTAAGAAAACTAGCAAAACTGCTGGCAGAGGAAAAACCAGATTTAATTGTTTGTACACATGGATTCCCTTCCTACCTGTTGAGCCAGCTAAAACTATTAGGGAAATGCGATATCCCGATCATTAATGTTTATACGGATTTCTTTATTAATAGTTTTTGGGCAAGGGAAGGAATCGATGTTCACTTCCTGCCTAACCAGGAAGTGAAAGAAAAGTTAATGAAGACGTATCAGATTCCACCGCAAAAAATGATTGTCACAGGCATTCCTGTTCACGAGGAGATTACTAGCCATGCCTACAGGGAAAAACCATTAAAACGTCCCAAAATCTTGATATCCGGTGGAAATAGTGGTTTGGGAGGAATTTTAAAGCTATCTGATGAGTTAAAGCACTCCACCCAATTTGACTATTTGGTGCTTTGCGGCAATAATCGCAAGCTTTATGACGAGATTCTTTCGTGGGGTTTATCTCATATCAAACCATTGCCATATCTTTCATCAAGGTCGGAAATGAACGAGCTTTATGAAGCGGCCGATGCGATTGTGACGAAACCGGGCGGTGTCACCGTAAGTGAAGCGCTGCGCAAAAGGCTTCCGATTTTTGTTCATTCCATGCTTCCCGGACAGGAAGAAATTAACCTGAATTATTTAAAGGAAAAGCTGCCGTATTTGAACTTAAGCAGAAAAGCTCATTTGAAAAACAATTGTTAA